TTAACCCAGAAACAATTGACGAGTTATTGGAGCTTGACCAAAAGCGAAGGGATTTGATCCAAAAAGTTGAGTCTCTTAAGGCACAACGTAATGAAGTATCAGACAAAATTGCTTTTGCTAAGCGTCAAAAAGAAGATGCTAGTGAAGCAATTTTGCAAATGAAGCAAGTTGGGGCAGATATTAAGAGTCTTGATAATGAGCAGACATTGCTGGATGAACAGGTTCGAGAAATTGCTGCTCATTTGCCAAATATGGCTGCTAGTGATGTACCAGTTGGCCCAGACGAATCTGCTAACGTAGAACAACGAAAGTGGGCCCCAGAGGAATACGGATCACGTCCGCATGCCTTAGAAGAAGCATCGTGGGTTAAAGCTCATTATGAAATTGGAGAGAATCTGGGGATACTTGACTTTGAGAGAGGCGCAAAAGTTTCTGGTGCCCGTTTCTTATACTACGTTGGTGATGGGGCAAGGCTTGAACGTGCTGTCTATAACTTTATGTTAGATGAGCATAGGCAAGAAGGTTACACTGAAATGATCACGCCGATTGTGGTGAATGATTCAGCAATGTTTGGAACAGGACAATATCCAAAGTTTCAAGATGATGCCTATCGTGTAGAAGGATTGAATCAAACATATATTCCAACTGCGGAAGTCCCTTTGACTAACTATTATTCAGGAGAAGAATTGCCAAGCGAGGACTTACCAATCAAGTTCACTGCGCTGTCACCTTCTTTCCGTAAAGAAGCGGGATCGGCAGGTAAAGATACGCGTGGATTAATCCGTTTGCATCAATTTAATAAGGTTGAGATGGTTAAATTTACCAAACCAGAAGATTCTTACGAAGAATTAGAAAAGATGACACTAGATGCAGAAAACATTTTACAAAAACTGAATTTGCCTTATCATGTGATTGTATTGTCAACAGGCGACATGGGATTCTCAGCAGCAAAAACATATGATATTGAGGTCTGGATGCCACAGCAGAACGTTTATCGAGAAATTTCTTCAGTATCAAACACTGAAGATTTCCAAGCGCGTCGAATGCACATTACCTATCGCGATGCAGATAATAAGTTACAGCTTGTGCATACATTAAATGGTTCTGGCCTAGCAGTAGGGCGAACAGTAGCGGCTATTTTAGAAAACTATCAAAATGAGGATGGTTCAGTAACTATTCCAGAAGTTTTGCGACCTTATTTAGGCGGACAAGAGAAGCTTGAACCAACACCACACCATTAATTCAAAGGAGGGGTCTATATTTTGGACTCTTTTTTTGGTATAATTAGTCATATAATACACATATTTTGCAGTAATATACAAAAATAGATTTTAGAGGAGAAACGAGCGAACTTACTACTCGCACGTTAAAAGTAATGGCCAATCCAATACGTAAATTAGTTGATAATTCAAAGCAACAACTAAAGAAATTAAATAAAATTGCCGATCAAGTCGAAAGTTATGCAGACACTATGGCTAGCATGTCAGATAGTGAGTTACAGGCTAAAACTGGAGAATTCAAGTCAAAAATTGCTGATGCAATTGATGGTATTGAGGACAAGGATAAGCAAAATAAGGCTTTGGCAAAAGTTTTAGACGAGCTGTTACCAGAAGCTTTTGCTGTGGCACGGGAGGGAGCTAAACGAGTTCTTGGTTTGTATCCTTTCCATGTTCAAATCATGGGATCCATCGTATTACACGGTGGAAACTTAGCTGAAATGCGTACAGGTGAAGGTAAAACCCTGACTGCAACAATGGCTGTCTATTTAAATGCATTATCAGGTCGCGGTGTGCATGTTGTTACAGTAAACGATTATTTATCCGCTCGAGACGCGGAGCAAATGGGTCAATTATATAATTGGCTTGGATTAACAGTAGGTGTTAATGTTGGTGATGCGCCAGCAGAAGAAAAGCGTGCTGCTTACAACGCTGATATCACTTATTCTACCAACTTTAACATCGGGTTTGATTATCTACGTGACAACATGGTACGACGTGCTGACGAGCGTGTTATGCAACGAGGATTGAACTTTGCACTTATCGATGAAGCAGATTCAATTTTGATTGATACGGCTCGTACACCTTTGATTATTTCTGGACCAGGTTCAGGAATCTCCCAACTCTATGCTCGCGCTGACCGTTTCGTGAAAACTTTGCAACGTGATGAGGACTTCAAGGTTGATGAAGAAGCCAAGGCGACTTTGTTAACACCTGAAGGAATTCACAAAAGCGAGATATTCTTTAACTTGGATAACTTATATGATGCGGATGATACAGCCTTAACGCATCATATTGACCAAGCCTTGCGTGCTAATTTTAATTACATTAAAGATAAGGATTATGTTGTTCAAGATGGCGAGGTTAAGTTGATTGATCAGTCAACGGGCCGTATTTCTGAAGGAACACGTTTATCAGATGGCTTGCACCAAGCTATTGAAGCTAAAGAAAACGTCGAGATTCAAGAAGAGAATAAATCAATGGCGCAAATTACTTATCAAAATTTGTTCCGTATGTATAAGAAACTTTCAGGTATGACTGGAACCGCTAAAACTGAGGAAGAAGAATTACGCGAAATTTACAATATGGAAGTAATCAGTATTCCTACGAACCGTCCTGTTAGACGTGTGGATAAGCCTGATTTACTTTATACGTCTATTCGTGCCAAGTATAATGCGGTTGTAAAATTGATTGTTGAATTGCATGAAAAGGGACAACCCATCCTAATTGGTACGGGATCTGTTGAAGATTCAGAATTGTTATCAAAAATTTTGATGACAAAAAATTTGCCTCATAATGTTTTAAATGCTAAAAATAACGCTAAAGAAGCTGAAATCATTGCCAATGCTGGACAACGTGGTGCAATAACAGTAGCTACAAATATGGCAGGCCGTGGAACAGATATCAAGCTTGGACCCGGTGTCGCAGAACTCGGTGGGTTAGTTGTTATTGCCACAGAACGTCATGAATCACGGCGTATTGATAATCAGTTACGTGGTCGTGCAGGACGTCAGGGAGATGAAGGCTTTTCACAGTTCTTTCTTTCATTGGAAGATGATTTGATGATTCGTTTTGGTGCTGAACGTGTCCGCCTGATGATGCAGAGAATGAATTTGGATGAAGACACAGTGATTACCAATCGGTTTATTACTCGTTCTGTCGAATCAGCCCAAAAGCGTGTTGAAGGAAATAACTATGATACACGTAAAAATGTTTTGCAGTACGATGATGTTGTACGTGAACAACGTGAATTGATTTATCATGAACGTGATATTGTTATTGATGAATCAGAGTCATTGGAGTGGGTTTTGATGCCAATGGTTGAACGTACTATTAACCGTGTCGTAGATGCTCAAACGAAAGAGAAAAAGTCTTCTGAATGGAATCTGCCGCAAATCGTTGCTTTTGTTGGCAATGCCTTAGCACATGATGATGCCGTTACAGTGCAACAACTGCAGGGATTGACTCGTGATGAAATCAAAGCAAAATTATTAGAGTTAGCGAAGTTGAATTATAAAGAAAAGCAAAGCCAGCTTTATGACCCAGAACAAATGTTGGAGTTCGAGAAAGTTGTTATTTTGAGGGCTGTTGATCAACATTGG
The Leuconostoc suionicum genome window above contains:
- the secA gene encoding preprotein translocase subunit SecA, producing the protein MANPIRKLVDNSKQQLKKLNKIADQVESYADTMASMSDSELQAKTGEFKSKIADAIDGIEDKDKQNKALAKVLDELLPEAFAVAREGAKRVLGLYPFHVQIMGSIVLHGGNLAEMRTGEGKTLTATMAVYLNALSGRGVHVVTVNDYLSARDAEQMGQLYNWLGLTVGVNVGDAPAEEKRAAYNADITYSTNFNIGFDYLRDNMVRRADERVMQRGLNFALIDEADSILIDTARTPLIISGPGSGISQLYARADRFVKTLQRDEDFKVDEEAKATLLTPEGIHKSEIFFNLDNLYDADDTALTHHIDQALRANFNYIKDKDYVVQDGEVKLIDQSTGRISEGTRLSDGLHQAIEAKENVEIQEENKSMAQITYQNLFRMYKKLSGMTGTAKTEEEELREIYNMEVISIPTNRPVRRVDKPDLLYTSIRAKYNAVVKLIVELHEKGQPILIGTGSVEDSELLSKILMTKNLPHNVLNAKNNAKEAEIIANAGQRGAITVATNMAGRGTDIKLGPGVAELGGLVVIATERHESRRIDNQLRGRAGRQGDEGFSQFFLSLEDDLMIRFGAERVRLMMQRMNLDEDTVITNRFITRSVESAQKRVEGNNYDTRKNVLQYDDVVREQRELIYHERDIVIDESESLEWVLMPMVERTINRVVDAQTKEKKSSEWNLPQIVAFVGNALAHDDAVTVQQLQGLTRDEIKAKLLELAKLNYKEKQSQLYDPEQMLEFEKVVILRAVDQHWTDHIDSLDRLRQGVGLRGYGQLNPLIEYQSEAFANFQKMIADVEYDTTRTFMKAEIRQNLRS
- the serS gene encoding serine--tRNA ligase, with amino-acid sequence MLDMRYMRKNSSEVKQRLENRGVNPETIDELLELDQKRRDLIQKVESLKAQRNEVSDKIAFAKRQKEDASEAILQMKQVGADIKSLDNEQTLLDEQVREIAAHLPNMAASDVPVGPDESANVEQRKWAPEEYGSRPHALEEASWVKAHYEIGENLGILDFERGAKVSGARFLYYVGDGARLERAVYNFMLDEHRQEGYTEMITPIVVNDSAMFGTGQYPKFQDDAYRVEGLNQTYIPTAEVPLTNYYSGEELPSEDLPIKFTALSPSFRKEAGSAGKDTRGLIRLHQFNKVEMVKFTKPEDSYEELEKMTLDAENILQKLNLPYHVIVLSTGDMGFSAAKTYDIEVWMPQQNVYREISSVSNTEDFQARRMHITYRDADNKLQLVHTLNGSGLAVGRTVAAILENYQNEDGSVTIPEVLRPYLGGQEKLEPTPHH